Below is a window of Neodiprion virginianus isolate iyNeoVirg1 chromosome 4, iyNeoVirg1.1, whole genome shotgun sequence DNA.
cgacatTCTATCATACTATGCCTCTTTATACTCGAAGTAAAACACTTTCGGTGTAATCACAAAACACAGACTAACAGAGGAAAGATGTTCACTCAACGAGGTTCTTTTTGTATTCGTAACCTGGTGATTGCAAATCAAAATATCTACCCGAAAACGTGACACGATCTTGGCAGTCTCTCTATGCGCGCAGGTACTACCAACATAACCTAGAAATTGGCAGATTATTTCCCTCTCAATCATGGACCGATACTGACTAATGCTAACTGCGGTAATACACATCATCCTCACCAAATAACCGTGCGAATATTTTTCCGTACGGTTTCCAATCATGGCGCTATGGATAGAAGATTCTGATCTGTTACGACCGAAATTACGGTTAttaatcatatatatatatgtatatatatatatctacggATTTAGTTTCACTCTACATGTTTGTAATATAACAGTTATGGAAAATCACGACCCTAATGATGTAGCTGtgacaagaaaaaattgcATGAAAAACAGCATAAAATATCGTTCAGGTATAAAACTTCCATTTTACGGCTATGCGAGAACTCTCAGCATTATCATTGTTTCCCGACATTTTCCTTCTTGTCCTCCTACGCCGtcttataaaaatttgtaaatccAAGTAACGGTTGGGTGACGTTGCATGGATATTTTGTTTAACGTGTACTTGCGGTTAATTTGCCGTGAAATTCCACCTCAGGCTGAACTGTTACGTAGAATTAACTGAGTcaataaaattaccaaatgTATACCGTCATAGCTACAGAAAAATAAtgcatttttcactttctggTATTTATCGGTGCATTTGAATCTTTATTTCGTATCTGACTAAATGTATCGGAACACGATTGTACTCTCACATTGATGTACACAAGCATCGGCTTTGGAACGGTGTAGAGGCTTTGTAAAGCCAACGAAATTAGTTTATGTGTCGAAGTGTTTGCATTTAGATTTTGACCGTACGTAGCTTATTCAATTAGTTTCGGAAACTTGGTAAATGTAACAATAAGTTTGTTGTACGGGTTAAAGATTACAGTTAAATGCGTATGCATCCTACGAAATCGCAAACCTAACGACATCAATTTGGATGAAACGATGTAAATAGTATGTTAGCGCGAGTCGATAATCATTCTTTGACGTAAATAAATTTGGTGGCCCTGAAAAGGGCCGATTGTGAGTTTGGATGACTGTCGAAATTTAAGCTTTCTTCTCGGTTTTCTTCGGCAAAAGAACAGCTTGGATGTTGGGCAAGACACCTCCCTGAGCGATGGTAACACCTGAGAGAAGTTTGTTCAATTCTTCGTCATTGCGAATGGCCAACTGCAAGTGTCGAGGGATGATTCTGGTCTTCTTGTTGTCACGAGCTGCGTTACCCGCCAATTCAAGGACTTCAGCAGCCAAGTATTCCATCACTGCAGCAAGGTAGACCGGTGCCCCAGCACCAACACGCTCAGCATAATTTCCCTTGCGAAGTAATCGGTGAATACGACCAACGGGAAATTGTAGACCAGCTCGGCTGGAACGAGACTTTGACTTTCCCTTGACTTTGCCTCCTTTTCCGCGTCCAGACATATCGATGAAGTTATATAGTTTAAACTTGTAAGGAGTAACGATGCTATCCGGTGTGCGGTCGATGAACGAATGACTAGGTGTTGGGAGAGTTACATATTTATACCCAACAGACTATTCTGACGCGGACCAATCAGCGCGCGTCACCAATGCGGCATCGCTCATTGGTCGGTTCGAGACCCCGCACGGACGGCTAGCGGAAGTATAAATCCGGAATCGCAGGAGTTCAGCGACACAGTAGAATTACGTCAACGAACGGGCACTCGTCGTACGCATCGTATTCAGCTTCTTGGATTATCGTGGTTTTGAAGATGCCTCCTAAAGCAAGTGGCAAGGCAGCGAAGAAGGCCGGAAAGGCACAGAAGAACATTTCGAAGGGCGACAAGAAAAAGAAGCGCAAGAGGAAGGAGAGTTATGCTATCTATATCTACAAAGTTTTGAAGCAGGTCCACCCCGACACTGGTATTTCAAGCAAAGCCATGAGCATCATGAATAGCTTCGTCAACGACATTTTCGAGCGCATTGCTGCCGAATCATCACGTCTCGCTCACTACAACAAACGCTCGACGATAACTTCTCGGGAGATTCAAACTGCTGTCAGACTTCTACTTCCTGGAGAACTCGCCAAGCACGCTGTCAGTGAAGGTACCAAGGCGGTCACCAAATACACCAGCTCCAAATAATTTGACTCTTTGATACAAACAAAAACAGGCCCTTTTCAGGGCCACCACTTACATCCTACGAAAGATCGAAATCTGAACAATAAACAAGTGTATACTGCTCaaacattattaaaaattcaacgtaatttgttaaatatatgaatttagagttcaatttatcacactgCAACAGTCGTTTAATAATCTAACATATCGAATATCTTCCACTTTTCTTCGTTCCTACTAGATTTTACTAATTTCAAAACGATTctaatttacaaatatatcTACAATATGTTCAActtgtataaatatacttatattgGAGGTCAAGAGTTCCTTGTTAACATGTTTAACTTATTACTGTTCAAAATATCGCTCCCAGTGAATTACTAAAGAAACTGCCTACAGCAACTCCTGCGTACACACCTAATCAAAATGTAGCCGAACTTGTGTAACCTATAAACAGTAGGACTCGTTTTAGTCTTTAAAGGCTCTATTtacttttgttaaaaattgtcaCTTGACCGTtaacaattgtaataattttttctgcaCTAAAAATTGTGATGTGATGGAAGAATTTCAAAAGCCGGGTGATTCCCATCACTGACACTTCATCGCCCTCAGCGGTAGAAGTCGCAGaagttgtataatataaactgCTGGAaatgtacaaatatttttgcaacCAAAAATTCAGGCGTGTTTTCACTGTTACTGTTAGTACGTTGTGGGAACTAATAGCAAACCGCTGTACGCTACATAACACTGCCGGGATTTTGGAATAATCAATTGTCACCAATTTATGAATAGGGGTCGGCCGATACATCTCCAGCCAGAGATGTATGCAGAATGCAACATGATAGAATGTTATAACGAGGTCTGAAAAGAGAGTTGGCTACTCATTTGTTCTGAGCATAAAACTGGAATGCGGACGAAACATACTTTTTCCCGTAGAACTGCGAAGGCAGCGTGATGCAAACGATAATTGATTATGCGGCACAGAACGATTAACGTACTGAACGGATTGTACCTTCTCAGAAGGCGAATAACCGCTTTTGTCCCCTTCCAGTAGCAGCTGCAGCTATCGCTGCTTTAGTGATGAATACCATGAGTAGGGAAAGGTACAGTCCGTCCAAAAAGAAGATCGCGTCGCTGCACGTCCGTCCACATTCTGTATTTTAtgatttgaacattttttgcGAACGTATACTAGGTATATCGTTTTTTTGAGACTCAAATAAGAAGTGTAATACACGTTTTCGTCCTGTTTGCAGTACCTGCATTCACACATGAGTGACCGTTGATCACGATATAGTAAAGGATTGCAgttgtaagtttttttttctcagatctTGGGACTCAAGATCACCTGTCACTTAGTTTATCATGGGAAAGCACTTGAATTTTGTAAGATTTTCATACCTACATTATGATGTATCTCGCAGCTGGGGGAAATATAATTGTTAGtcaaacatattttcattaggataatttataaaataaaatctttcataaaggaaataagagaaaaaataaatgaaatgtttAATAAACTTTATTATAAAACAATATTACATAGTTtcgaaacaataattattacattaaattgaaatacaaTTAGACAATTCTAAAATCTTGTTTGTCTATCTTATATATGTAGTAACATAACAGTAGTAATAAAATTCTCCAATCACAGATATCTGCAGGGTGAGCCACTTCTTTGCACTCACCCGACTGTATCAAAGTTCACTAGAATTCACGATAATTTTACATGTAAATTAAAGATAATTATATCAGTTCTTAGACCGcttcttttgaatttcaatgaaaatattttcgaagtTTCTCCTCCGCCATGGGCAGCCTTATTCTCTACATCTTAAATAGCAACGTGCGAACTTAAaaacatattatacgtatattgctAACGATAGTGTAGTATATTGTGAAGAGATTTCACAGCTTaaataagtaataaaaaagttgtaaAGTACTACTAACATTTCAAGTAGGAGCCATAAAAAGCCTTCTATTCCGGAAGGCAAAATACATCTTTCAACAAGCGggatgtaattttttgaatgttGTATACGTAGTACAACCACCAGACTGAAAGTTGTTGATCACTTTAGCTGTCATTCGAAAATACCATAACAgtagtttaaaaattttagtcTTATATGTCAATGGTTAGATTTATCATTACTTTCAATTCATAATCGATTGTAACAATCAACTTTAACGACGTCACAAGTGACATGCTGCACGTCTTTCAGCGGGCCAGCTAGACATTGCGCATCATACAcatgtttattttatcatgCATTAGTCAATTTGGCAATTGGAATTAGCGGCTTTTAAGTACAGAATATAAAAGGGTATGAGTAAATCACGATACGTGAAAAGTAAAAGTCTTTTaagcaaaatattaaaatttcaatttttacttgaTTTACTGTCCTGAagtcaaattgaattcaataaGTGGACGGCAGACCAGCCATATTATCATGTTTTCCCTTTATATCGAGACCCCTTGACTCTGTTCTCATCCCGCTTTGATCTAACTGAACTTGAGCAATATTGTAGCATTAAGATCTAATTACAAATCGCGATTTACAGTAGAACCTTGTTGCCATCAACTTGAAGCAGCCACTGGCTTGTTTCACTCTAGAATCCATTTGCAATGGATCGCGAGCCTATTAATTCACTTCAGCGAATGGCTCGCACCCTATTAAGGAATGAATCATAGCTCCCTTGTTATCATCAGAAGGTTTGAGCAGTTGATAACACCGTGATTCTACTGTATGACATATAATGCATGATTTGGAGATCACTTTTCATTAATCTCCGAAGAGTAACTGCTGGCTGTGTGTTGAGGGTTTAGCAAGAATATTACTCTGCAGTGCAGAATTACTCTTAGGTACCAATCGCGTAAAGCCCTTCACCTCATTCAGTCCATATCTGtgacttttctttttactccACTGTCTACTGGGTCCATTTGCAATGCGATTGCTTTTTCTTTCAGCTCTtggtaatttttcaacctACTCACAGCGTAATCctgaagaaaattgataaaattatgaattcccttattaaattattgaatcGTATCAGTCAGTGACGTTTTTGAAAGTTGATAAATCAATGTAACAAGTTGTTTCTTGAAATATATCTTACCCAGTAGCCAAATGGGATTTGGGATAGTTTGGCATTGACAATAGACCAGAGTCCCCAGAAGAGATGACTTGCTAATGAGAATGTCTTGATTTCTCGCATCATACGTTCTTCTTCCGCGGTTCCCTCTTTGTTTAGCGTCCTCAGGTAACTCCGGATGAAGTTTAACTGTcaagaatgaaattgaataagtCTAATGCACGCTGAGAAGAGGAAAACCTAATTATTGGCTCTGATCGTTTGAATGACATCTACTACTATAGCATTTACTAACTGGAATTCCCACATAATAGTGcaggatatttggaaaaaagtgCAATCGACTCAGGAATAACATAACTTACGTGATAAATGATCAACCAAATGTTCGTTTATATGTTATCGATACTTTGGTaggtattgaaatatttatggACACACAAGTTTATAACTTTACGTATGCAGCAAGATTGCACGGTAGAAAGGAGAATTGTTATAGTTTCACCTAGTCGAATCAACTGTATTCATGTCCGGAATTGTgatgacaataaaaaaaaaatcgagaaaaagaTGAACATAACAATTGGAGTGATTACAGGCACGCAATTCCAAATAAACTGAATATTTAAGAAAC
It encodes the following:
- the LOC124301871 gene encoding histone H2A, translating into MSGRGKGGKVKGKSKSRSSRAGLQFPVGRIHRLLRKGNYAERVGAGAPVYLAAVMEYLAAEVLELAGNAARDNKKTRIIPRHLQLAIRNDEELNKLLSGVTIAQGGVLPNIQAVLLPKKTEKKA
- the LOC124301872 gene encoding histone H2B.3-like; its protein translation is MPPKASGKAAKKAGKAQKNISKGDKKKKRKRKESYAIYIYKVLKQVHPDTGISSKAMSIMNSFVNDIFERIAAESSRLAHYNKRSTITSREIQTAVRLLLPGELAKHAVSEGTKAVTKYTSSK